One Halomonas sp. M4R1S46 genomic window carries:
- a CDS encoding Lon protease family protein: MVDPLTVEAVFRRCPSESFDFELTSELDPLDLIGGQDRAREALILGTGVRHQGFNLYVLGPAGHGLRGLVTRFLEERAAEGSVPPDLCYLNNFDDPASPVLLRLPPGLGRQLRGDVERLIEELGSAIPAVFESDEYQNRLHELKQAMSERQRDAVESVRREAREHDILLLSTPSGFTFAPADENGEMMPPDAYQALDQEERERIERTVEILQEKLTKAIRRMPKLAKSLREQVNALNEEMLQSAIGAPLGELEERYADHDGVLTHLSGIRESILHHVDAFHSDQPEVPPEAVFSRLRINLLVDHGDTEGAPVVYQDLPSHQHLVGRIEHQVHNGTLLTDFSLIRAGALHRASGGYLVLDVRGLLTQPGAWETLKRMLDGGQIRIESLEQAYGLISTMTLEPEPVPLDVKVVLLGDRLLYYLLCEHDPDFLELFKVQADLDDEFDRDTGRLDLYARMVAMLVQEGRLRPLDPEGVAAVIERASRLADDQRKLTARHRDLHDLLVEADHWAEIAGRDVIGREAVERAVAEQRHRAGRVRERSQEAIIRGTLLIDTQGTRVGQVNGLTVIRLTNHGFGQPIRITATARPGNGQVVDIEREAKMGGPIHSKAVMILSRYLANRYAGDEPLSLSASLAFEQSYGGVEGDSASVAEACALVSAIARIPLDQAFAVTGSINQHGEVQAVGGVNEKVEGFFEVCRARGGPEGQAVILPAANLEHLMLRSEVREAVASGSFRLYAVRHVDEALELLTESAEANRSLDERVAERLRAFRAAVRRSRSRPATVGDGGDGDHGNGDVGEADGRE; the protein is encoded by the coding sequence ATGGTGGACCCCCTGACGGTGGAGGCGGTGTTCCGGCGCTGCCCGAGCGAGAGCTTCGACTTCGAACTGACCAGCGAACTCGACCCCCTGGACCTGATCGGAGGCCAGGATCGGGCCCGGGAGGCCCTGATCCTGGGCACGGGCGTCCGACATCAGGGCTTCAACCTCTACGTGCTGGGCCCGGCCGGGCACGGCCTCCGTGGCCTGGTCACGCGCTTCCTCGAAGAGCGCGCCGCCGAGGGCTCGGTGCCCCCGGACCTGTGTTACCTCAACAATTTCGACGATCCCGCCAGTCCCGTGCTGCTACGTCTGCCGCCCGGCCTGGGGCGGCAGCTGCGCGGCGATGTCGAGCGGCTGATCGAGGAGCTTGGAAGCGCCATCCCGGCGGTGTTCGAGAGTGATGAGTACCAGAACCGCCTCCATGAGCTCAAGCAGGCCATGAGCGAGCGGCAGCGGGATGCCGTGGAGTCGGTGCGCCGCGAGGCCAGGGAACACGACATCCTGCTGCTCTCGACGCCCAGCGGTTTCACCTTCGCCCCCGCCGACGAGAACGGCGAGATGATGCCGCCGGATGCCTACCAGGCCCTGGATCAGGAGGAACGCGAGCGCATCGAGCGCACCGTGGAGATCCTGCAGGAGAAGCTGACCAAGGCGATCCGCCGGATGCCCAAGCTGGCCAAGTCCCTGCGCGAGCAGGTCAATGCCCTCAACGAGGAGATGCTGCAGTCCGCCATCGGCGCCCCCCTGGGCGAGCTCGAGGAACGCTACGCGGATCATGACGGCGTGCTGACCCATCTGTCGGGTATCCGCGAGTCGATCCTCCATCATGTCGATGCCTTCCATTCCGACCAGCCCGAGGTGCCGCCCGAGGCGGTGTTCAGCCGGTTGCGCATCAACCTGCTGGTGGACCACGGCGACACCGAGGGCGCGCCGGTGGTCTATCAGGACCTGCCCAGCCATCAGCACCTGGTGGGGCGGATCGAGCATCAGGTGCACAACGGCACCCTGCTCACCGACTTCAGCCTGATCCGGGCCGGCGCCCTGCATCGGGCCAGCGGCGGTTACCTGGTGCTGGACGTGCGCGGCCTGCTGACCCAGCCGGGGGCCTGGGAGACCCTCAAGCGGATGCTGGACGGCGGGCAGATCCGCATCGAGTCCCTCGAACAGGCCTATGGGCTGATCAGCACCATGACCCTCGAGCCCGAACCGGTGCCGCTGGATGTCAAGGTCGTGCTGCTGGGCGATCGCCTGCTCTACTACCTGCTGTGCGAGCACGACCCGGACTTCCTGGAACTGTTCAAGGTCCAGGCCGACCTGGACGACGAGTTCGACCGCGACACCGGCAGGCTCGACCTCTATGCGCGCATGGTGGCCATGCTCGTCCAGGAGGGGCGCCTGCGTCCCCTGGACCCGGAAGGTGTGGCCGCGGTGATCGAGCGGGCCAGCCGCCTGGCCGATGACCAGCGCAAACTCACCGCCCGCCATCGCGACCTGCACGACCTGCTGGTGGAGGCCGACCACTGGGCCGAGATCGCGGGCCGGGACGTGATCGGCCGCGAGGCCGTGGAGCGCGCCGTGGCCGAGCAGCGCCACAGGGCCGGCCGGGTCCGCGAACGTAGCCAGGAGGCGATCATCCGCGGCACCCTGCTGATCGACACCCAGGGAACCAGGGTCGGCCAGGTCAACGGCCTGACGGTGATACGGCTGACGAATCACGGCTTCGGTCAGCCGATCCGCATCACCGCCACCGCTCGCCCCGGCAACGGCCAGGTGGTGGATATCGAGCGCGAGGCCAAGATGGGCGGGCCCATCCACTCCAAGGCGGTGATGATCCTGTCGCGTTACCTCGCCAATCGCTATGCCGGCGACGAGCCGCTGTCGCTGTCCGCGAGCCTGGCCTTCGAGCAGTCCTACGGGGGCGTGGAGGGCGACAGCGCCTCGGTGGCCGAGGCCTGCGCGCTGGTCTCGGCCATCGCCCGGATACCGCTGGACCAGGCCTTCGCCGTGACCGGGTCCATCAACCAGCATGGCGAGGTGCAGGCAGTGGGCGGCGTGAACGAGAAGGTCGAGGGCTTCTTCGAGGTCTGTCGGGCCCGGGGGGGGCCGGAGGGGCAGGCGGTGATCCTGCCGGCCGCCAACCTCGAGCATCTGATGCTGCGCAGCGAGGTCCGCGAGGCCGTGGCGTCGGGCTCCTTCCGCCTCTACGCCGTCCGCCACGTCGACGAGGCGCTGGAGCTGCTGACCGAGTCGGCAGAGGCGAACCGCTCGCTGGATGAGCGGGTCGCCGAGCGCCTGAGGGCGTTCCGCGCGGCCGTCCGCCGCAGCCGTTCGCGCCCCGCCACGGTCGGTGACGGGGGGGACGGCGATCACGGCAACGGAGACGTGGGGGAAGCCGATGGCCGAGAATGA
- a CDS encoding universal stress protein, whose translation MAENDRRQDGTEGDIAVTVARVLALLDASRHSLAALSVAVRLAERQGAELVAVYVEDQDLLHSVAFPFAREVGGHSGQVRRLTAPQLEASLARQAERVSQALEFAVAGRRLRHSLQISRGRVISEALSIATPGDIMLLGKAGLAGRFGARLGTNSLGLILSAPCPVVVWDEEGPPAAPGPLRVLVDPASGDAPSVPTPLSTFFDGTEPIPRRDAAALTRRLAVCRGGALLLHRDALRGLLAEDPDWLSRLVMPVVVVP comes from the coding sequence ATGGCCGAGAATGATAGGCGTCAGGACGGCACGGAAGGCGACATCGCCGTGACCGTGGCCCGGGTGCTGGCCCTGCTCGATGCCTCCCGCCACAGCCTGGCGGCGTTGTCCGTCGCCGTGCGTCTCGCCGAGCGACAGGGGGCCGAGCTGGTCGCGGTCTATGTCGAGGATCAGGACTTGTTGCACAGCGTCGCCTTTCCCTTCGCCCGGGAGGTGGGTGGCCATTCCGGACAGGTGCGTCGCCTCACGGCCCCTCAGCTCGAGGCTAGCCTGGCACGCCAGGCGGAGCGGGTCAGCCAGGCGCTGGAGTTCGCCGTGGCCGGGCGCCGGCTCCGGCATTCGCTGCAGATCAGCCGAGGCCGGGTGATCTCCGAGGCGTTGTCCATCGCCACCCCCGGGGACATCATGCTGCTCGGCAAGGCCGGGCTGGCCGGTCGCTTCGGCGCGCGGCTGGGCACCAACAGCCTGGGGCTGATCCTCTCCGCGCCCTGCCCGGTGGTCGTCTGGGACGAGGAGGGGCCGCCGGCGGCGCCAGGCCCGCTGCGGGTGCTGGTGGATCCGGCCTCTGGCGACGCGCCTTCGGTCCCCACGCCCTTGTCGACGTTCTTCGACGGCACGGAGCCGATTCCCCGCCGCGACGCGGCCGCGCTGACGCGTCGGCTGGCGGTATGCCGCGGCGGCGCCCTGCTGTTGCATCGTGACGCGCTTCGCGGGCTGCTCGCCGAGGACCCCGACTGGCTGTCGCGGCTGGTCATGCCGGTCGTCGTGGTGCCCTGA
- a CDS encoding gamma-glutamyltransferase family protein: MDRDPLLVSLRLGQAALGALLVLMPMLGEAESSFQYQRPDSLPEPAADEDASSSVAATSFAVVTPHPLATDAGRQVLAAGGAAIDAAVAAQLVLSLVQPQSAGIGGGGFLMLYDGEQVRAFDGWVSAPSGVEATLFMDGEDEPLAFSVVASSGRGVGVPGMLRMLEVAHDAHGRLAWASLIAPAIALAEQGVPVSHRLSHELAAATELADDGAAAALYFTEDGEPLAAGETLTNPALAAILGRVAEQGSSALHTGAVAEDLVARVQGHPELPGALSLEDLATYVAKQREPLCVPWRRWRVCGFPPPSSGHLSVMQVLGTLAQLSPLEAPLEEERPTAAWLHRFVEASRLALADRNRYVADPDFVDPPGGDWSTLVADEYLASRAGLIGEQRLGDDRALAGNPGPLDSAWAMQPVQPEYGTSHVSVIDGEGQAVAMTTSIGQAFGARLLADGGTGKAGGYLLNSGLSDFSFRPADDQGTPVANRVAAGKRPRSSMSPTLVFDRASGELVASLGSSGGDAIVQYLAKTLVALLDWRLDPPTAIGLPHVVTRDGGIRLEADGYPEAVHAALAERGHDVEAGELTSGLQVLQRADDGLVGASDPRGAGTASGD; the protein is encoded by the coding sequence ATGGATAGAGATCCCCTGCTAGTCAGCCTACGCCTGGGTCAGGCGGCTCTGGGCGCCCTGTTGGTACTGATGCCGATGCTGGGCGAGGCCGAGTCGTCGTTCCAGTATCAACGCCCCGACTCGCTCCCTGAGCCGGCCGCCGATGAGGATGCCTCGTCCAGCGTGGCCGCCACCTCCTTCGCCGTCGTCACGCCGCACCCGCTGGCCACCGATGCCGGCCGCCAGGTCCTCGCGGCCGGTGGCGCGGCCATCGATGCCGCCGTCGCCGCGCAGTTGGTGTTGAGCCTGGTGCAGCCGCAGTCTGCCGGCATTGGCGGTGGTGGCTTCCTGATGCTCTACGATGGGGAGCAGGTGCGGGCCTTCGATGGTTGGGTGAGTGCTCCCTCGGGCGTGGAGGCGACGCTGTTCATGGATGGGGAGGACGAGCCGCTGGCCTTTTCCGTGGTCGCTTCCAGTGGCCGTGGCGTCGGCGTGCCGGGCATGCTGAGGATGCTGGAGGTGGCCCACGACGCCCATGGCCGCCTGGCCTGGGCGAGCCTCATCGCGCCGGCCATCGCGCTGGCCGAGCAGGGGGTCCCGGTAAGCCACCGCTTGAGCCACGAGCTGGCTGCGGCCACCGAGCTCGCCGACGACGGCGCGGCGGCCGCCCTGTACTTCACGGAGGACGGCGAGCCGCTCGCCGCGGGGGAGACGCTGACCAACCCCGCCCTGGCGGCGATCCTCGGCCGGGTCGCCGAACAGGGCAGTTCGGCGCTGCATACCGGCGCCGTCGCCGAGGACCTGGTGGCCCGGGTCCAGGGCCATCCCGAGTTGCCCGGCGCGCTGAGCCTCGAGGATCTCGCTACCTATGTCGCCAAGCAGCGCGAGCCGCTCTGTGTCCCCTGGCGGCGCTGGCGTGTCTGCGGTTTCCCCCCGCCGTCCTCCGGTCACCTCTCCGTCATGCAGGTCCTCGGCACGCTCGCCCAGTTGTCCCCGCTGGAGGCGCCGCTGGAGGAGGAACGGCCCACGGCGGCCTGGCTGCACCGCTTCGTCGAGGCCTCGCGGCTGGCGCTCGCCGACCGTAACCGCTATGTCGCCGACCCGGACTTCGTCGACCCGCCGGGGGGCGACTGGTCGACGCTGGTGGCCGACGAATACCTGGCCAGTCGCGCCGGCCTCATCGGCGAGCAGCGCCTGGGCGATGATCGGGCGCTGGCGGGCAATCCGGGCCCGCTGGACAGCGCCTGGGCGATGCAGCCCGTCCAGCCGGAGTACGGCACGAGCCATGTCAGCGTCATCGATGGCGAGGGGCAGGCCGTGGCCATGACCACCTCCATCGGGCAGGCGTTCGGGGCCCGGCTGCTGGCCGACGGGGGCACCGGCAAGGCCGGGGGGTACCTGCTCAACAGCGGGCTGAGCGATTTCTCCTTTCGCCCGGCGGATGACCAGGGAACCCCGGTCGCCAATCGGGTGGCCGCCGGCAAGCGACCGCGCTCGAGCATGAGCCCGACCCTGGTCTTCGACCGGGCGAGCGGCGAGCTGGTGGCGAGCCTGGGGTCCTCCGGCGGCGACGCCATCGTCCAGTACCTGGCGAAGACACTGGTGGCCCTGCTGGACTGGCGGCTCGATCCGCCAACGGCCATCGGCCTGCCGCATGTGGTCACCCGTGACGGGGGGATCCGCCTCGAGGCGGACGGTTACCCCGAGGCGGTACACGCGGCCCTCGCCGAGCGGGGGCATGATGTCGAGGCCGGCGAGCTGACCAGTGGTCTTCAGGTCCTGCAACGCGCCGACGATGGCCTGGTCGGGGCCAGCGACCCGAGAGGGGCCGGCACCGCGAGCGGTGACTGA
- a CDS encoding glycerophosphodiester phosphodiesterase codes for MLALPRLTGDVLRSLREHLRPLVAYHLFFTLLASSLLLPAAGWALAHLLGHFGRPLLSPGALLEILLTPGGQAWLLAALGVIFLLLYLQQAGMTLVAVRPRDHHVRLAFEALWGGLRRLPALSGLVVLQVGTQLLLALPLVLALVGLHDLILGHLDPYYVQQVRPPAFWGWLAAALPLVLLWAVAAATLYTRWHLALPVLILEEASPRRALARSVALTRGRGHDIALSILVLLAVILALPLAASAAFDALFTPLLGQLPDRQAVLVPAMLGYVGLYVLVTLAITFLGIAANALMGACLYLRLAHREPRPPAPPPGTHPGRLAWAVELTVVLFAIGQAWLIVNRFELREEVAIIAHRGSSLKAPENTLAAIDQAIVDGADLIEVDARLTADEQVVLHHDSSLARLAGDSRRIADLDRASLAAVDVGSWFGDPFVGTRIPGLDEALVRVRGRAGLMIELKPAAGDGATLVRRVLDVLAEERSARLACRERAPDGIRRTACGEPAVLEQVALATQAYPLLAEIERQAPRARTILLAQLVMRGTLPRRGFDALALRHNRIDADEVRRAHHYGYRLHAWTINEPARMSRLIDLGVDGIITDRPDRLATLIAERHRLGDGALMLVKLRNWLRG; via the coding sequence ATGCTGGCCCTGCCACGACTGACCGGCGATGTGCTGCGCAGCCTGCGCGAGCACCTGCGCCCGCTCGTCGCCTATCACCTGTTCTTCACCCTGCTGGCCTCCAGCCTGCTGCTGCCGGCGGCGGGCTGGGCCCTGGCCCACCTGCTCGGGCACTTCGGGCGGCCGCTGCTCTCCCCGGGGGCCCTGCTCGAGATCCTGCTGACCCCCGGAGGCCAGGCCTGGCTGCTGGCCGCCCTGGGCGTCATCTTCCTGCTGCTCTACCTGCAGCAGGCCGGCATGACCCTGGTCGCGGTACGCCCGCGGGACCACCACGTCCGCCTGGCCTTCGAGGCCCTCTGGGGCGGCCTGAGGCGACTGCCGGCGCTGTCCGGCCTGGTCGTCCTGCAGGTCGGCACCCAACTGCTGCTGGCGCTGCCGCTGGTGTTGGCCCTGGTGGGTCTGCATGATCTCATCCTGGGCCACCTGGATCCCTACTACGTCCAGCAGGTGCGCCCCCCGGCGTTCTGGGGCTGGCTGGCCGCGGCCCTGCCGCTGGTGCTGCTCTGGGCGGTGGCGGCCGCCACCCTCTACACCCGCTGGCACCTGGCCCTGCCGGTACTGATCCTCGAGGAGGCGTCTCCCCGTCGTGCCCTGGCCCGCAGCGTCGCCCTGACCCGCGGCCGCGGGCACGACATCGCCCTGTCGATCCTGGTGCTGCTGGCGGTGATCCTCGCCCTGCCGCTCGCGGCGAGCGCCGCCTTCGATGCCCTCTTCACGCCCTTGCTCGGGCAGCTGCCCGACCGCCAGGCGGTGCTGGTTCCCGCCATGCTCGGCTACGTGGGGCTCTATGTGCTGGTCACGCTGGCCATCACCTTCCTCGGCATCGCGGCCAACGCCCTGATGGGGGCCTGCCTCTACCTGCGCCTGGCCCATCGCGAGCCCAGGCCGCCGGCCCCGCCCCCCGGCACCCATCCGGGCCGGCTGGCCTGGGCCGTGGAGCTGACGGTGGTGCTGTTCGCGATCGGCCAGGCCTGGTTGATCGTCAACCGCTTCGAGCTGCGCGAGGAGGTGGCGATCATCGCCCACCGCGGGAGTTCGCTGAAGGCGCCGGAGAATACCCTGGCGGCCATCGACCAGGCCATCGTCGACGGTGCCGACCTCATCGAGGTCGATGCCCGCCTGACCGCCGACGAGCAGGTGGTCCTCCACCACGACAGCAGCCTGGCGCGACTCGCCGGCGATTCGCGGCGCATCGCCGACCTCGACCGTGCCAGCCTCGCCGCGGTGGACGTGGGCAGCTGGTTCGGCGACCCCTTCGTGGGCACCCGGATTCCCGGCCTCGACGAGGCGCTGGTGCGGGTACGCGGTCGCGCCGGCCTGATGATCGAACTCAAGCCCGCGGCGGGGGACGGCGCGACCCTGGTGCGGCGAGTGCTCGACGTCCTGGCCGAGGAACGCTCGGCCCGCCTGGCCTGCCGCGAGCGCGCCCCCGACGGCATCCGGCGAACCGCCTGTGGCGAGCCCGCCGTGCTGGAGCAGGTGGCGCTGGCGACCCAGGCCTACCCGCTGCTCGCCGAGATCGAGCGGCAGGCCCCCCGGGCCCGCACCATCCTGCTGGCCCAGTTGGTGATGCGCGGCACCCTGCCGCGACGGGGCTTCGATGCCCTGGCCCTGCGCCACAACCGGATCGATGCGGACGAGGTACGCCGCGCCCACCATTATGGCTACCGACTCCACGCCTGGACCATCAACGAGCCGGCGCGCATGTCGCGGCTGATCGACCTCGGCGTGGACGGCATCATCACCGACCGGCCGGACCGGCTGGCGACGCTGATCGCCGAACGCCACCGCCTCGGCGATGGAGCCCTGATGCTGGTCAAGCTGCGCAACTGGCTGCGGGGATGA
- the rraA gene encoding ribonuclease E activity regulator RraA, which translates to MSPIVTPDICDAYPEVAVLEPLFVNFGGVEAFCGPVRTVKCFEDNSLVKQAVNEPGDGAVLVVDAGGSTRCAMLGDMLAEQAAGNGWAGVILYGCVRDVDILAETELGIQALAAHPRKSEKRGEGQRDLPVGFAGATITPGQWLYADNNGILVADERLTLP; encoded by the coding sequence ATGTCTCCCATCGTGACACCCGATATCTGCGACGCCTATCCGGAGGTCGCGGTCCTCGAGCCGCTGTTCGTCAACTTCGGTGGCGTGGAGGCCTTCTGCGGGCCGGTGCGCACCGTGAAGTGCTTCGAGGACAACTCGCTGGTCAAGCAGGCCGTCAACGAGCCCGGGGACGGCGCCGTGCTGGTCGTCGATGCCGGCGGCTCGACCCGCTGCGCGATGCTCGGCGACATGCTGGCCGAGCAGGCCGCCGGCAACGGCTGGGCCGGCGTGATCCTGTACGGTTGCGTGCGCGACGTGGACATCCTGGCCGAGACCGAACTCGGCATCCAGGCGCTGGCCGCCCATCCGCGCAAGAGCGAGAAGCGCGGCGAGGGCCAGCGGGATCTCCCGGTCGGCTTCGCCGGGGCGACGATCACCCCCGGCCAGTGGCTCTACGCCGACAACAACGGCATCCTGGTGGCCGACGAGCGCCTGACGCTGCCGTGA